One part of the Indicator indicator isolate 239-I01 chromosome 5, UM_Iind_1.1, whole genome shotgun sequence genome encodes these proteins:
- the HYCC2 gene encoding hyccin 2 isoform X1, with protein sequence MLGSERGVVEEWLSEFKALPETQISSYAATLHRKKPLVPALYKVIQDPNNELLEPVCHQLFELYRSSEVRLKRFTLQFLPELIWVYLRLTASRDRQSNGCIEALLLGIYNLEIADKDGNNKVLSFTIPSLSKPSIYHEPSTIGSMALTEGALCQHDLIRVVYSDLHPQRETFTAQNRFEVLSFLMLCYNSAIVYMPASSYQSLCGMGSRLCVSGFPRQHEKRWKEHCGRVVLDPDFMVQLLTGVYYAIYNGQWDLGQEVLEDIIYRAQLELYSQPLLVANAMKNSLPFDAPDASQEGQKVLKVEVTPTVPRISRTAITTASIRRHRWRREDGFDFSNEADSSIPGSPIQHGSTDLGIKHEQEGEVLMRRTPEHGFLEPALAAATTEDTEGVNGREESVNLNDADEGFSSGASLSSQPVGTKPLSSVSQKGSLRKTANGHSAKDKETSSAAKSIESPRDSVARKQYIHQSAELGADIIEMTPTKKHLSLPAGQVVPKANSLSLIRTASASSSKSFDYVNGSQAGSSVGAGTEGVTNLAAGNTNRFSTISLQEDRLGQAGEGKDLLPPVAPLTKQSRSPSFNMQLISQV encoded by the exons atgctGGGATCAGAACGAGGTGTTGTGGAAGAATGGCTGTCAGAATTCAAG GCTTTACCTGAAACACAGATTTCCAGCTATGCAGCTACATTGCACCGAAAAAAACCGCTGGTACCAGCTCTTTATAAAGTCATTCAAGATCCAAATAATGAG CTCCTGGAGCCTGTTTGCCACCAGCTCTTTGAACTTTATCGTAGTTCTGAAGTTCGGCTCAAGAGATTCACACTGCAGTTCTTGCCAGAGTTGATCTGGGTATATTTGCGTCTCACTGCCAGTAGAGACAGGCAGAGTAATGGTTGCATTGAAGCATTGCTACTTGGCATTTACAACCTG GAAATTGCTGACAAAGATGGAAACAACAAAGTTTTGTCTTTCACCATCCCTTCATTATCTAAACCCTCAATATATCATGAG CCCTCTACTATTGGATCCATGGCATTAACGGAAGGAGCTCTGTGTCAGCATGATCTCATCAGGGTAGTTTACAGTGATCTTCATCCTCAGAGGGAAACCTTCACAGCACAGAACCG GTTTGAGGTTCTGAGCTTTCTTATGCTGTGCTACAATTCTGCTATTGTCTATATGCCTGCCTCTTCTTACCAATCACTTTGTGGGATGGGTTCCAG ACTGTGTGTGAGTGGATTTCCACGGCAGCATGAGAAACGCTGGAAAGAACACTGTGGTAGAGTGGTGTTAGATCCTGACTTCATGGTGCAGCTGCTCACAGGTGTTTATTATGCCAT ATATAATGGTCAGTGGGATCTTGGCCAGGAGGTATTGGAGGACATAATTTACAGAGCACAGCTTGAACTCTactcacagcctctgctg GTTGCAAATGCCATGAAGAACTCGCTGCCCTTTGATGCTCCTGATGCATCACAAGAAGGCCAGAAGGTACTGAAAGTAGAAGTTACTCCAACAGTGCCAAGGATTTCTCGGACTGCTATTACAACAGCTTCTATTCGTCGTCATCGTTGGAGGAGAGAAG ATGGCTTTGACTTCTCAAACGAGGCTGACTCAAGCATACCTGGCTCACCGATCCAACACGGCTCCACAGACCTAGGGATCAAACATGAGCAAGAGGGGGAGGTGCTGATGCGCAGGACCCCTGAGCATGGCTTCCTGGAGCCCGCCTTGGCAGCAGCCACAACAGAGG ACACTGAAGGTGTAAATGGAAGAGAGGAATCTGTGAACCTTAATGATGCTGATGAAGGATTTTCATCAGGAGCTTccctcagcagccagccagtTGGGACCAAGCCTCTATCATCTGTATCCCAGAAGGGCAGCTTAAGGAAAACAGCAAATGGGCATTCTGCTAAGGATAAAGAAACCTCTTCTGCAGCAAAATCCATCGAGAGCCCTCGAGATTCAGTAGCTCGGAAGCAGTACATACACCAATCTGCTGAGCTTGGTGCAGATATAATTGAGATGACACCTACTAAGAAACAcctcagcctgcctgctgggcaGGTGGTGCCAAAAGCCAACAGTTTGAGCCTGATCAGGACTGCCAGTGCTTCCTCCAGTAAATCGTTTGACTATGTGAATGGCAGTCAAGCAGGTTCGAGTGTTGGAGCTGGTACAGAGGGTGTTACCAATCTAGCAGCTGGCAACACCAATCGCTTTTCAACTATCAGCCTACAGGAGGACCGACTAGGCCAAGCTGGGGAAGGTAAAGATCTCCTTCCCCCAGTAGCTCCCCTAACAAAGCAGTCTCGATCTCCAAGTTTTAATATGCAACTGATATCCCAGGTCTAA
- the HYCC2 gene encoding hyccin 2 isoform X2, with protein MLGSERGVVEEWLSEFKALPETQISSYAATLHRKKPLVPALYKVIQDPNNELLEPVCHQLFELYRSSEVRLKRFTLQFLPELIWVYLRLTASRDRQSNGCIEALLLGIYNLEIADKDGNNKVLSFTIPSLSKPSIYHEPSTIGSMALTEGALCQHDLIRVVYSDLHPQRETFTAQNRFEVLSFLMLCYNSAIVYMPASSYQSLCGMGSRLCVSGFPRQHEKRWKEHCGRVVLDPDFMVQLLTGVYYAIYNGQWDLGQEVLEDIIYRAQLELYSQPLLVANAMKNSLPFDAPDASQEGQKVLKVEVTPTVPRISRTAITTASIRRHRWRREDTEGVNGREESVNLNDADEGFSSGASLSSQPVGTKPLSSVSQKGSLRKTANGHSAKDKETSSAAKSIESPRDSVARKQYIHQSAELGADIIEMTPTKKHLSLPAGQVVPKANSLSLIRTASASSSKSFDYVNGSQAGSSVGAGTEGVTNLAAGNTNRFSTISLQEDRLGQAGEGKDLLPPVAPLTKQSRSPSFNMQLISQV; from the exons atgctGGGATCAGAACGAGGTGTTGTGGAAGAATGGCTGTCAGAATTCAAG GCTTTACCTGAAACACAGATTTCCAGCTATGCAGCTACATTGCACCGAAAAAAACCGCTGGTACCAGCTCTTTATAAAGTCATTCAAGATCCAAATAATGAG CTCCTGGAGCCTGTTTGCCACCAGCTCTTTGAACTTTATCGTAGTTCTGAAGTTCGGCTCAAGAGATTCACACTGCAGTTCTTGCCAGAGTTGATCTGGGTATATTTGCGTCTCACTGCCAGTAGAGACAGGCAGAGTAATGGTTGCATTGAAGCATTGCTACTTGGCATTTACAACCTG GAAATTGCTGACAAAGATGGAAACAACAAAGTTTTGTCTTTCACCATCCCTTCATTATCTAAACCCTCAATATATCATGAG CCCTCTACTATTGGATCCATGGCATTAACGGAAGGAGCTCTGTGTCAGCATGATCTCATCAGGGTAGTTTACAGTGATCTTCATCCTCAGAGGGAAACCTTCACAGCACAGAACCG GTTTGAGGTTCTGAGCTTTCTTATGCTGTGCTACAATTCTGCTATTGTCTATATGCCTGCCTCTTCTTACCAATCACTTTGTGGGATGGGTTCCAG ACTGTGTGTGAGTGGATTTCCACGGCAGCATGAGAAACGCTGGAAAGAACACTGTGGTAGAGTGGTGTTAGATCCTGACTTCATGGTGCAGCTGCTCACAGGTGTTTATTATGCCAT ATATAATGGTCAGTGGGATCTTGGCCAGGAGGTATTGGAGGACATAATTTACAGAGCACAGCTTGAACTCTactcacagcctctgctg GTTGCAAATGCCATGAAGAACTCGCTGCCCTTTGATGCTCCTGATGCATCACAAGAAGGCCAGAAGGTACTGAAAGTAGAAGTTACTCCAACAGTGCCAAGGATTTCTCGGACTGCTATTACAACAGCTTCTATTCGTCGTCATCGTTGGAGGAGAGAAG ACACTGAAGGTGTAAATGGAAGAGAGGAATCTGTGAACCTTAATGATGCTGATGAAGGATTTTCATCAGGAGCTTccctcagcagccagccagtTGGGACCAAGCCTCTATCATCTGTATCCCAGAAGGGCAGCTTAAGGAAAACAGCAAATGGGCATTCTGCTAAGGATAAAGAAACCTCTTCTGCAGCAAAATCCATCGAGAGCCCTCGAGATTCAGTAGCTCGGAAGCAGTACATACACCAATCTGCTGAGCTTGGTGCAGATATAATTGAGATGACACCTACTAAGAAACAcctcagcctgcctgctgggcaGGTGGTGCCAAAAGCCAACAGTTTGAGCCTGATCAGGACTGCCAGTGCTTCCTCCAGTAAATCGTTTGACTATGTGAATGGCAGTCAAGCAGGTTCGAGTGTTGGAGCTGGTACAGAGGGTGTTACCAATCTAGCAGCTGGCAACACCAATCGCTTTTCAACTATCAGCCTACAGGAGGACCGACTAGGCCAAGCTGGGGAAGGTAAAGATCTCCTTCCCCCAGTAGCTCCCCTAACAAAGCAGTCTCGATCTCCAAGTTTTAATATGCAACTGATATCCCAGGTCTAA